The Rhipicephalus sanguineus isolate Rsan-2018 chromosome 10, BIME_Rsan_1.4, whole genome shotgun sequence genome segment CGTGTTCCGCCATGGTTACCGGCAAGCGGACGTCTTTTTCTGCGTCCTTGGGGTGCATCATAATCAGTGTAACTTTCTTTTTGAAAGGCCACTCCACGTAACTATCCCACTCACCGTCGCGCaaaaagagagcgaaatccgCGTTGATCTCTCTTCCATTCTTGGAGAACTTGCACGCGAGGCAGAAGGTATAACCTCCCAGCGAATACGTAGCAGTTGGTTTCACTATTTGCGTTTTGTTCTCGTTTAGAGAGTCGAGCGCTGCGCAGACATTGGCGAACTTGCACGTGGTGATCAGAACGCCTGCTCTGGAAGCAGCGCGGTACGGTCCCTGGATAACCGCCGCCTCCTTCTCAGTAGGGACTGCCGGCTGCCGATTGCTGTTGGACCTCTTCTGCGCTTCGACTAACTGACGCTCGAGACTGGCTATCTTGTCTGCCAAAGTGTTCGTAAAGCGGCTGAACACGGCTTCCAAGTCAACGCCTTTAATAAACATCAGCTCCCGCGCGCTCTTCTCGACGTCCGCCATCTCATCTGCCTTGGCGGCCGCTTCAGCGTTCGCCGCATGCAGGGGGCCGGTGCAGCTGCGATAGTGATTCACGGCATGGCCGCGGAAGACGGATCGCTGGCACTTGCGGCACTTCACCTTTCCGCCGCCGCACTGAGTCAGGTGATCCGCGAGCTCGGACAGTTTGCCGGAGAATCCGCATACTCGGGAGGCCGAGCACACGACGCGGCGTTGCTCCAGCTCGCACAGCTCGATCCGCTGAATGTCCGAGTCGGCGAACTTCTTCCCGTCGAATGGGCAGCAGCGGTCGTTTCCTCGCGGCAGCTGAGACTTGCAGCTCTCGCAGAAGACGTGGCCGCACGGCAGTAGCGCAGTACGGCGAGTCAGTACGCCACAGACGCCGCAGAGGCAGGTGGCTGGCATCGGCTCGGCGAATGCGACACGACGCATCTCGAGGAACTCGCCGAACCCGGTCAGCGTGTACGTCCAGCCGGACACAGTGGCACGTTGTAGGTCCGTCATGACCACGCGTGAGACAAGGATGCGGAATCAGGCGGACTCGGACTGGGAAAACGTCGAGCGAACGAGAAGCTTCAGCGCGTGACTGTCGCTTAAGCAACACAATGTTCCAGTGTGCGACGTCGAGTTGGGCGAAAGCACTGTCGAGGCAGGAGGGTGCAAGGTATACAAGTAGCttgcgtgtgacgtcactgctctctGTCGGCTCGTTTTGCGCGGTAGATATGACCAGAAACCACTGCGACGGCCATGACTATATACGACACACGCTTGCACTAATGCAGATAAAGTTTCGATGACGTGTGTAATCCTCAAAatacctccctccccccctccccaatgCTCCGCTGCGAATGCGCCCcgctgcaaaaagttctgcggacaccCTTGGTAGTGCTGTGTTTAGAATCTGTTCCTCTGCGCCATAACGAGAAGAATCACACAGGACAATTGTGCACATACTGTAGTTAACACCTGACACCTGCATAGAGAAGCAAGCTAGGTGATGAACCAGGCTAACGTCTCCGAGGTCATCATGAAAAAATTGGTCTATATCTATCTTTTTTGCCCTGATCGACAATGAAACAGCTGCTGACAATACATATTGCAGCGAACACGCCGAGAGGTTTAGAAGTAAGGAAATGTTTCAGGCTATATCTCCAAGTAGAAGTGTGTTCATCACCTGCCGTGGTATATAGTTTAGCGGCTAAGGCGCAGCGGCAGTGCGCAGCTAAGCTTGAggacgtaggttcgattcccTTTCACGGCGACTGTGTTTTAGTGGGAGTAAAGTGCAAGAACGCTTGTGTGCTTAAACTCCGGTGTATGTTAAAGAAACCATCTTGTCTAAACTAATTTGGAGTTCGCCATATATACGGCACGCGTCATACTCATGTCGTGATTTTCGCTCGTGAAACCTAAGAAAAGTACGTATTTTTGCGGAGTCGTCTCGTAGTCAGCCTTTCATCAGTCAGCTCGATCACAGTTGCGATTTTGTAGTGACTTCGTCAGGAGCTGTTTCAACGTCGATCAGCGGAGAAGAATCTGCACTGGTGCAAGCGTGTGTCGTATAGCCACGGTCGTCGCAGTGGTTTCTGATCATGGCCACCGCGCAAAACGGTCTGACAGATAGGAGTGACGTCACATGCAAGCTCCTTATATACCTCGCCCCATCCTGTCTCGACACTTGCATTCGGACGCTCGACCTTTGTGTTACCGGAGTGACAGTCACGCGCCGAAGCTTCTCGTTAGCTCAACGTTTTAACAGCTATCGATCGCGTGGTAATGACGGACCTACGACGTGGCACTGGCTCCAGCTGGAAGTACACCCTGACCGGGTTCGGCGAGTTCCTCGAGATGCGTCGAGTCACCTTCGCCGAGCCGATGCCCGCCGCCCGGCTCTGCGGCTTCTGCGGACTGTTGCCTTGCCGAACGGCGCTACTGCCGTGCGGCCACGTCTTCTGCGAGAGCTGCAAGGCTCAGCTACTGTGTGGAAAGCATTTCTACTGCCCATTCGATGATGAGAAGTTCACCGACTCTGACGTTCACCAGATGACCACCGAGTGGTGCGAACTCGAGCAACGCCGCATCGTCTGCTCGGTAGGATCCCAAGCGTGCGGCTTCTCCGGCAAGCTGTCCGAGCTCGCAAATCACCTGACTCGGTGCGGTGGTGGAAAGGTAAAGTGCTGCAAGTGCCGGCGACCCGTCTCCCGCAACCTGGCGGTGGACCACTTTCGGAGCTGCACCCGCGGCCCTCTGTACACGTCGAATGACGAAGGTGCCTCCAAGGGATTCGCTGCCAAGGTGGCGGACGGCGAGAGAAGCCTGCGGGAGCTGATACCCAGCGAAGGCGTCGACTTGGAAGCCGTGAGGACCGGCCGCTGCAGCAACTCTTTGGCAGACAGGGTAGCCAGTCTCGAACGTCAGTATCTCGAACTGCAGAAACTGTGCAGCAGCAACGAGCAGCATTCGGTCGCTGATGCGAAAAAGGAAAGTGTAATTCAGGGACCACTCCGCGCTGCACCCAAGGCCGGCGTTTTGATCACCACGTGCAAATTCGCCGACATTAGCGCAGGGGTCGACTCGCTGAACGAGGAGGTGACGGAACTGAGGAAATCCGCCGATACGTACACACTCGGAGGTTACACCTTCAAGCTCGAGTGCGAGTTCTCCAATGGCGAGGGCGACATATCCGTGAATTTTGGTATCTCTTTGCGCGACGGCGAATGGGACAGCTACGTGGATTGGCCCTTTGAAAAGCAAGTAACCTTGCTCATCATGCACCCCAGGGATCCAGCAAAAGACATCCCCTTGCCGGTATCCATGGTTGACGACGACGCAGTGAAGAAACCCAATGTCGACACTTGTAACTGTGTCACGTGGACGGACTGGAACAGCTGGGAGGACATTGAACTTCAAGGGTATGTCGACAGAGGTGCCCTCTATGTCAACGTAGAGTTCGCGTAAATTGAGGAGCCTCGGTCGTGCACCTTTATGCCATTTTTCCACCTTTTGTTTGTCGTCCTTAAATTTTCTGGAAACGGACTTATAAACATTAGTTTCCGATTGCAATTCACACCAGCCGAACCGTGGCGGCGACTGCGCAGATCACCTGGGTCACTTTTTCGTATGTTACCTTTTTCTTGTTCTAATAAacctgccagttgcgagtaagcgttcgTTGTGTGAACTTCTTCTCCTCTTGTTCTGTCACTTGCGCTCCtttaaatattatggaacctcaccaactagcccagctgtcgaccttgctacGAACCGTAAGAGACGTGTTCGTTACACAGGTCGCCTTCGTGAGTTCATACCTAGCATCAGACCGGTGCCCGTCGAACGCTTACGTACGTTCTAAACATTGCGGTTCTGGTTGCGTATTCACTGCTGTGTTTAGCTTCGAAAGCGAGTGCATTTGCTGGTTCTTGGTTGAATCCcaataaaatgtttcttttcgcCCTGCTTTCCGGCGTTGTTGTCGAAATTATGTCGGACGTAATGTTATATTAaacacggcattttttttttgcatacctCGCGGACATTTGGAACGGCCAAACAAGTATGCAACCGGGTGGCGTCACACCACGAACACGTGCGAGTGGCATGCAATCGCAACTGCCGCCGCAGACCCGCTATCGAAAACGTTGTGACACCGGTATTTGAAGTTGTGGCCGCTAGAGACGAAACGCCAATAATTGCGCCACAAGCTAGCTGAAGAGCACACCTTTAAAAATGTGCCTCCTACAAGCGCGTGGCTGGAGAGCCGCACACGTGCTGGCTGCTTACACTGTTCTGTGTACTACTTAGTAAAACGCGAAACCCTGTCCGAACTAAGGGTTGGTAAGTCGGCGTAGCACTCGCTGGCTTTCAAACTGCGCGCCTGAAACAAAACGCGGGGTTTGATAGATTCCATCGCGCTTATCGGGCAAGTGCGCTATAGCCGATTCAGCTGAAGTCCCTTATCTTGTTTTGTTTCGATATCTCTGTCTAGCCTGGCCTGAGCAGCCGCGGGCAGTCCGTTCACTGCCTTCGTATGGTTCGCGCCGGTTCACGTCTTCCTATAGCGCCGATTTCCGTCGCACAGTATAGACACTGCGTTCCTTCGGCTTCTCCGAGTGTGCGGCTCCCTCCGACAAACTGTCCGAGCTCACAGAGCGCCTGAATCGGTGCGGTAGCGGAAAGGTAAAGTGCTGCAAGTGGAATCGACCCCTCTCTCGCAAAGATCTGGGGAGGGTGGGGGCATTGAAAGTGGGGAGGGTGAAgaggcagtgaattcactgcagcgtacgatactgcaccacaagtcagaggcgttcgcacaagccagtCGTCGCAATGCGTTGGAAAGTAGTTCTCTCTCCGAGGCAAATCGGGGACAGTGGCAGTGACAGCGGCTTTGTACTCTCCTGTCCCGTTCCcccggtgtagggtagccaaccgaaagtctttctggttggctaccctgcctTTTTGCCTGCCTTCTCGATTTGTTTcctccctcccttccttccttcgtggccaatcccccttagTGGGTAGGAGCCAAGAAACAAGGCACAAGCAAGCGAGCACTACGGCCGGCTGCTCCGCAGGCCATCCGCTgctggacgccgccgccactgcagcAATTAAGACCCGCAGTCGGCGCGCCTCCTTCCTGCACCATGATTCCGTTGCATTTCACCGCGATGCTCGGTCTCTTGTTGGTAGGCTGGTACGTCGATCATCGTGTCGCGCCGTTACTGCCTAGCATCAGCTGCGGGGACGATGACGAAGCAAACTCCCGTCTGCCCCCGACCGCCGTAGGCTCTGTGGACTGGTACGTTGATGACGCGTCAGATTTTGCTTACCTCTCGCATCCACTGAACTTGCGACCATGACGACGAGGCTCAACCGTACCTCCCTACTAATTTTCTGCCGCGTGTCCACCGTGGTGGAATAGTTATAATAattattgctggggttttacgtctcaaaaccgcgatatgataataagggacaccgcagtggaagctccggaaatttcgaccatctggtggtctttgacgtgcacctaaatctaagtacacaggcctccagcATTATGTCTATACCAAAATGCGGTCGGGATTTaaacccgcgaccatcgggtcagcagtcgagcgccataaccatacaccactgtggcgggtgcagtggtatagtggttacggtgctcggctgctgacccgaaggtcgcgggatcgacccagaccgtggcggtcgcatttcggtggaggtgaaatgctagaggccagcgTACTGTGCGaatgtcagtgtacgttaaagaacgccaggtgctggaaaattccggagccctccgcaacGCTGTGCcccatagtcatatcgtggttttattaTTTATGGTATCCGGTTTGAACCATAAGTGccttcccaaccagacagacttctgtcgaaagtTCACCTTAAAGAAATGCGTGTGCACGAATAGGAGACTACTCTTTTCCCATTGAAGAAGAaatgttctttctctctttgagaATGTTTTGCACTGTATTTTTTTCTGATGTTTTGCCCTGTATAATAATTTATGAATAACAGCACTCTAAATTTGTTTCAGTAATTATCCTGTGTTTATAGGTGTATTTTTCTCTTATATTAGCTTAGTACTTGTCCCCTTTACTGAATGCCCTATTGGACCCTGTAAGGTgccatcaataaataaataaacctacCCTTCGTTTTCGCTTTAGGTaataatattatattattatcttTTCTGCCTTGTCGCAGCACGGACGGCAACGACGCGCATGACGTGGCAACTGCCGCGGACAACGCTGCCAGCGGAGCAACGACGGACACCTGCAGCAGTGCGCATGGCGACGCCAGTGCTCCCGAGTGTGACGTCATCGCGGAGAGCCGCGGCCCCAGCACCAGCCTGTCTCACAGCAGCTCCGCAGTTTCGGTGGTACGCACCTCGGAACTCGCCGTAAGGCACGAAATCGGTGTCGACGACACAAGGTTGGCTCGTAAGTAATCCCGTGACAAGAGAGCTTCGAACCTGTGTCGTGATCTTCATGTTATTTAGATGTTCATCACCATGACACGGGTGACAACCTGCGCGCGTCGTGTTAGCCGAGCCGAGCCGAGCCCTTCAGAGCAGGTGTACGCCTCCAAGCTTCCAAGGCGAAAGGCTTCAGCTTCCAAGGCGAAAGTGTACGCCTccaaggcgaaagtcttagatggctcatcaaaaacgcgaaaatcgactgtcggcgtcaacacggcTGATGCGAAAAGtgatcaccacgtgatgacgtcgccacatgacgtcacagatcgccaagatttctgcacctgccacggtggtttatagtggttatcgtgctcgactgctgacgcgaagttCGCGGGACCCAATCGCAGCCACTGCGgccggattttcgatggaggcgaaaatacttgagccccttgtactgagatttaggtgcacgtcagagaaaccgaggtggtcgaaatttccggagccctccactacacggcgtccctcacactcatatcgtggttttgagacttaAAACCGCAACTACAATTATTATTAGATCGGTAATATTTGTGACGCCGGCATGACATCTCTattacgtcacataacgtgacctcACATGATGGCATCGTCGCTTGCCCAAAGGTGGGCCTATCCCGAAATCAGTGCGAAACCAGGTCaggcgcagaaagcttacaatgcctccgatcctggaggcagtgcaaagccacgttaggtgcagagagctttaggagtgggtgggggggggggggatcactaCGTTGACTGAGAATAAGatggagaagatggctttcgccttcgagtcgcctaatgggaatgcataaggaaccctttgAGTTTTTGTTGCTGTATGTCTGTATGACATAGACCACATCCCACATGACGCACGTCATATTGTATTAACAATGTCATGATACAGGGTGACCTTTGTCAGGGTATTGTTCGCTCTGGAGGGTGAGGCATGTGAAGTGATGAACGCGTGGCCTGTGTTTTGTGTTCTGTGTCGCGATGATGCTTCCTGTTTCTCTGCGATGGAATAGATTCGAGGCGCGCGTGTTCTGTACGGTGTGACTAATTAACCGAAGCTAACCTGAAAACAGGGGGTGATAGCGCACGCAACATATGCCCTTCGAGTCGCCACTAAACACGTCTATTAGTTAACCTTAAGTTTATTAATAGTGATTATGCCACCCTGCCGGAAGCTCTGATATCCGTCACTGTCATGAAGCTTCGTCGGCGGAAGTTGAGGTCTCTTTATGTCCCTTGCTACACCGTACTTTAATCGACGAAGGCGAACCATATTTAACCAGGCGTACACACATTTCActgttggtcgagtccaaaagacaacacacttcacaatggatgaaaaaatgaaaatgaagcgatcaaGTGCTTCTCACACTGGCGCCTGCCTTTGGTCACTGACTTTGCGGCAGTAATGATGGGAAGCAAACAGTTTTTAGAATGCAGCATCGCGGGCCTTCTGTttccattatcgtcaaaaacctgcgtggtcataGGTCAcgaccctgctctttaaacaatggcgGAACAAGTTCGACTGAGgaaggcagactttgcgcccccaaCCTTAGgtggttaggggggggggggaacccccCTCACCCCGTTCGCACGCCGATGTTAACATGTAAGAGCCACCAcaagtggagcgagcgccgcccTTGACCGCAGATCCTAATTCTGTCGGTGTTTAGGCTGGCCACTGTCGATAAGTGCAGTCGTCGATGAACCGTACGTGGTTTATTTTAGCTACCAAAGGTGGTCATTCCTTCTTTCTCAGTGCCAGCGACAGTTCCGGAGTGGGTCGTGACTGCGGTCGACATCGCGTCCGAGGCGCTGGCCATCGTCCGCGGACACCATCCCTACGCCGAGCTTATACGCTGGACCGGGTTGCGGTCGGACGCGCCCTTTTGGCAGGTGTGTCTGGCGATGGCACCTTTCCTGCTCGGCCTTTGGATCGCCAGGTACGGCAGTGACACGACCGCATATTACTTACAGAGTGAACGGCATCCTaaagaaaaagacatagaaaaaaaaaacagtgggatgacagaaagaaaacatggctgatccctccgtcataggaatcggtataacacgaaagtgaaacgtgtcttcacagaagtagcgctcattgtgtagtgatatatgacagcttgtacaatgcctattggtgtttggcagctatagcaccgttcgacgcggacgcacccacgttgacgcctagtggcacatctccatcgcgacgactaacgcccttgatcatgatttaaccgttgtgatAGCTGAAGTTGTTGGCATATACCTgatagctgaagtttttaacacaCCTGATAGCTGAAGTCGTTAACATATACTTTATTTTGATCGTGATCACGCACATGAGattacggatggacgacaagtcGGGCCCCTGATGTTCTAcgcactttaaaaaaatattagagtaagttccacgcctgtgaaatctcaGTAAACAGCTGAGCTGGCAAGGAAGCGCCACCGCCAGGCGAACGCATATTGGGTTCTTTCTTTATCTTGCCTcgtgttcttctttcttctatgcttctttctttatctttttctgcatcttctccttcctttcatatatatgtctttatctatttctatattgccctctctcctcctttccctcctcctcgccatcacttctctttcccaccacttTCTATGCGTTACTGTGAATGGtgatgctatggtttaccctttcacctcctcctcgtcatcctcctcaccctaacgtaagtcctcctcactctcctttcccatcccctcgctaaactatactatacaaagctatatgctaagctttaccctcacccctcctcattttcctcctcacccttactttcctttcccactcccACAGCTATGCTATACTACTCGTATGCATGGCTATACTATGCTAGGAGgtatgataggtgtaaccttaagagacaggaagagagcagagtgggtcagggaacaaacgggggttaaggatatcatagttgaaatcaagaagaagaaatggatatgggccgggcacgtagcacgtcggcaggataaccgctggtcattaagggtaactgactggattccaagagatgtcaaacgcgtgagggggagacagaaaattatgtgggtagatgagattaagaaatttgtaggtataccgtggcagcagaaagcacaggaccgggttgattggcggtacatgggagaggcctttgcactgcagtgggcgtagacaggctgatgatgatgatgatgactatgctaggagctgcttggcacatacccgctttctgtggccaatacccgccgagttttcggCCTACGACGCCGGCCTTACTTACACAGCCCCGCTGTTTAAAAAAGTCTCTTCCGTCCCTCAACTAACGCTAAGACGACTTAAGGCAAAAGCTCCACCTTAACCCGCCTTAATTCAGTGTTAATCCACCTTATAATTCACTTTAAGCCACTGTAATTACCTTCAGTTAACTTCGATGTACTTGGACACCTACTCCATGCAACTTCGCACCTCAGTCAACCCTAAGAAGCTGTAATTCACTTCACTTAACTTTTCTGTACTTTGATGTACTCTGAGCTCACTTTAATTAACTTTCATACAGAGTAATTCACTTCATTCATTCGCTTGTGTATCACGTCATACTTCTCGTACCGTTCGTGTTGGAGACTACGAATTGTTCGACCCATGAGGCGtgtatggctttcgccttaaaggggtggtgccaccaaatttgtggcttgcgcgttcttttctgtaagcgtttcctatagggaacccaagctcaagtttgcggcgcgacgacagcgccgcgccagccgcgctgcggctctgtcggaaaactctgaaccgtcgcgcggccgactcagcccctttcacggtagcggtagcgcacgtgcgctcgcgttcttctctcggtgcgggtaactgtggggccgtcaacTCGGCACGTtaaaccgagaggcttgctgtgcgaagctgcgcatttccatgatggcagaagcgaccccgcggaagcgcaagcgtggtccgaagtattgcggtttagtggccagccacaacagtgcagacaaggcacacgattcacgtattaaactgtatcggttcccgggcgtgtcgcacgagaaataaaggcggcaagcgtggatagctgacagcgctgtctcgccttctattttggctgtctgagttcatcgctttcgttcgttccgactacctgaatcggtaagtaacggggcgcatgcacgcagcgactacagtaatgattactcgctgtcttctcgcattgttaaagttcagttacggttgtaggtgaagcaactttgtgtttgattccccgtgctcgtgagacctacccgtcgttgttgaacgttcacattcgcgttataccgttagcgttgcgcggttggttgaattcaaccgaactccgcacattgtcagaagttcggcgcctgcatttcacgcgtcgggaaggctgctttatcacgccggaacggacgtctgtgcattttcagcaagctctgacatcgttctgcaggtttgctttgtttttgtcactttattggggtgatatatatttaagccgctaaatataactggcacttcatacatgctttgcaattgcaaccttgaattaaccaccttctgactttgtgcgattttctagccgcgataacgcaacaggttttatacgcctgtcaagtcggtatcataaaaagagactgcaagcatgacgcgagagccgaaaaaacgaggggagcagttcatcttgcttcacagtggttgaaactcagctagctgcctcgcgtcttaatcggcgggtgattctccagcggcacgaaggacttgactctaaccttctcaggaagcagtgccatggccgtataatcttttttttcgcacgccgcaaacgtttgttcacgaaagtacagtactgctactgttaagcatgccatatcaaaacaacaatcatatgattcgtagtccacgccgcagaacatcgatagcgtgtacggcttcatttcggagtgcatgtggaccattattcatctttaaagggaccgacaactgatttttctcgacccagttttttacggtgcgacaggaagcttacccttcgtagcctttgtagctgcagtggtttatcctaaaagcacgtagttattttataagcagtatttttcgatctgaaaggctccaaacacgcttg includes the following:
- the LOC119372606 gene encoding uncharacterized protein LOC119372606, yielding MTDLQRATVSGWTYTLTGFGEFLEMRRVAFAEPMPATCLCGVCGVLTRRTALLPCGHVFCESCKSQLPRGNDRCCPFDGKKFADSDIQRIELCELEQRRVVCSASRVCGFSGKLSELADHLTQCGGGKVKCRKCQRSVFRGHAVNHYRSCTGPLHAANAEAAAKADEMADVEKSARELMFIKGVDLEAVFSRFTNTLADKIASLERQLVEAQKRSNSNRQPAVPTEKEAAVIQGPYRAASRAGVLITTCKFANVCAALDSLNENKTQIVKPTATYSLGGYTFCLACKFSKNGREINADFALFLRDGEWDSYVEWPFKKKVTLIMMHPKDAEKDVRLPVTMAEHDMVKKPYVGSWNTSCFADSYKNWKDIELHGYVDRGALYVNVEFE